One window of Lemur catta isolate mLemCat1 chromosome 3, mLemCat1.pri, whole genome shotgun sequence genomic DNA carries:
- the LOC123636035 gene encoding uncharacterized protein LOC123636035 isoform X2 has protein sequence MFPPLHLCVELPLPSDPRGHRRPRLPSSPRGVAVAQLRDSTRAPGPRGETAVRPRDGASQAAAVPSAALGKGVLQVHLNSRSSGLLWSHASAVNLTVVRRNLSCLQRQGKCPSPAWHLPRLLRSDALQGPLPPRPLTASLLSSTAADPKDSFVGKGSTFF, from the exons ATGTTCCCACCCCTGCACCTGTGCGTGGAGCTGCCTCTGCCCTCAGACCCCCGAGGGCACCGCAGGCCCAGGCTTCCCAGCAGTCCCCGGGGCGTGGCCGTGGCCCAGCTGCGGGACAG CACTCGGGCTCCTGGGCCTAGAGGGGAGACAGCGGTGAGACCCCGGGACGGGGCCAGCCAGGCAGCCGCCGTGCCCAGCGCGGCCCTGGGCAAGGGCGTCCTGCAGGTGCATCTCAACTCCCGCAGCTCCGGCCTCCTCTGGAGTC ATGCCTCAGCTGTGAACCTGACCGTGGTGAGAAGAAATCTCTCCTGCCTGCAGCGGCAGGGAAAGTGTCCCAGCCCCGCCTGGCACCTGCCCAGGCTGCTGCGCTCCGACGCCCTGcagggccccctccctccccggcccctcACCGCCTCCCTGCTAAGCTCCACTGCTGCAGACCCCAAAGACTCCTTTGTGGGAAAAGGAAGCACATTTTTCTAG